AGGTATGGTTCGCCCCCAGACTGGGGTCGTAAATGTATTACCCTACCGTAACAAAGCTTCAAAAACTCCAGTACAATCAGTCATTTTATTGTTGCAAGAGGGTATCCCTAGATGATTCTTGCGTACCTTTTGTCAGATGAAGGTTTTCATCTCTTGGCATGTTCGTGTCTGGGGAAAGTCAACAGCGGTCAAAGTCCAGAACTGATATATCACATTTCACTCCTTAGCGACAGCCAGCTAGGTTTATAGGCCCCCACTGAGTTCCTGCGGTGTAAGAAGGGACCATCTGGATATTGGCGTCCTGCATATGCAGAGCTAATATTACTTGAGTGGAGGCTATGGAGCTCCATCCAGCCCCTGGCTCGATCCTAAGCACCAATCAATGCGGGGATCGTCGATAGTCCAGCCAGACCCCTGATGATTATGCAAGGGTTTACGAGCGATGGAAATGAGATGGAGCTAACCACACCAACTATGGGATATTCATGATCTTAAATGCtaaaagcagaagaaagcatATGTCTGGGCCTCGCTCGAAAAAGTTATAAAAGGGACATCGGATCCCTCCCAAATCTTTCTTCATCACAAACACAATCAGCGATTCAAGCAAAGCATCACTCCTTGAGCTTCACTCCTTTACAATAATTTGCTTCAAAGCATCTAACCAGCCCAACCCAACCATCAAAATGAAGTTCTTCGCTGTCGCTGCTCTCTTCGCCACCGCCGCCATGGCCGCTCCTGGTTCCGCTCCTGTGCccggtgctgctgctgctgccggCAACGGTAACGCCCCGGTTATCAACCAGACCCAGCAGAAGGCCTTCACAGACGCTTGCAGTGCTAAGGGCAACCACCCCGTCTGCTGCGACCAGATCGACACCTCCAAGACCACAACTGTGAACGAGGGACTTCTCGGTGGCCTCCTCGGTGAGGGCCTGGGTGGCGTTCTTAACAACCTTGTTGGTGGCGAGCCTGGCGCTTGCAGTGGTAAGTTTTCGACATCTACATTTACATATTAGCAATGACTAACCAGTGATACAGGTCTTGTTTCTGCCCTCAACAAGCAATGCCAGACCAGCATCGGTTGCTGCCAGCAGAACGCCAAGGGCGACAACTACCAGGTAAGCATTGCAGTGTATCTTCTCTTGATTAGGATACTAACATGGAGCAGAGCggcctcctcaacctcaacctccaGGCTCCTTGCCTTCTCAGCAATGGTCTGTAATCGC
The sequence above is a segment of the Aspergillus flavus chromosome 4, complete sequence genome. Coding sequences within it:
- a CDS encoding conidial hydrophobin RodB/HypB, with protein sequence MKFFAVAALFATAAMAAPGSAPVPGAAAAAGNGNAPVINQTQQKAFTDACSAKGNHPVCCDQIDTSKTTTVNEGLLGGLLGEGLGGVLNNLVGGEPGACSGLVSALNKQCQTSIGCCQQNAKGDNYQSGLLNLNLQAPCLLSNGL